The following DNA comes from Streptomyces sp. Ag109_O5-10.
GCCCCGTCATCTTCCTCTCCTACAGCGGCAACATGCGCTGGCGGACGAAGGCCGGTGACGAGATCGCCGCCCGGCTCGGCGAGCCGATGACCAAGGACGCGGTCAGCCAGGCCTGGCGTACGGCGCTGGATCCGCGCGGCGAGTGGATGCCGGCCGTGCTGCGCGCCGCCGACCAGCGGCTGACGGAGGTGCGGAAGGGGATCCCGGACGCCGGGGCGCTCGTCATCGCCTCGGACCAGGACTCGGCCCGTGCCTACGCCAAGCTGATCCGTGAGATCACGGGGACGAAGGCGACCCTGGTCCTCTCCGACGACACGGGCGCGTCCAAGCGGATCGACGACTTCAGCGCGAGTGACGACCGGTGGATGGTCGCGGTGCGGATGGTGTCCGAGGGCGTCGACGTGCCCCGGCTGGCGGTGGGGGTCTACGCGACGACCATCTCCACTCCGCTCTTCTTCGCCCAGGCCGTCGGCCGTTTCGTGCGGTCCCGGCGGCGCGGCGAGACCGCGTCCGTCTTCCTGCCGACCGTCCCCGATCTCCTCACCTTCGCCAACGAGATGGAGGTCGAGCGCGACCACGCCCTCGACAAGCCGAAGAAGGACGGCGAGGAGGACCCGTACGCCGAGTCCGAGAAGGAGATGGAGGAGGCGAACAAGGAGCAGGACGAGGACACCGGCGAGCAGGAGCAGTTCGCCTTCGAGGCGCTGGAGTCCGAGGCCGTCTTCGACCGGGTGCTGTACGACGGCGCCGAGTTCGGCATGCAGGCCCACCCGGGGAGCGAGGAGGAGCAGGACTACCTCGGCATCCCGGGGCTCCTCGAACCCGACCAGGTGCAGCTGCTGTTGCAGAAGCGGCAGGCCCGGCAGATCGCGCACAGCCGCAAGAAGCCGGACGAGGAGGCCGACCTGCTGGAACTGCCCGCGGAGCGGCGGCCGGTCGTCTCCCACAAGGAGATGATGGAGCTGCGCAAGCAGCTGAACACGATGGTCAGCGCGTATGTGCATCAGAGCGGGAAGCCGCACGGGGTGATCCACACCGAGCTGCGCAGGGTGTGCGGGGGGCCGCCGAGTGCGGAGGCGACGGCGGGGCAGTTGCGGCAGCGGATCGCGAAGGTGCAGGAGTGGGCCACGCGGATGCGGTAGTCGGTCGGCCGCGGGTGGACGGGGGCTTGGTCACGCAGTTCCTCCCCCAGCCTTCGGCCGGGGGGACCCCCAGCGCCCCTGTGGGGCGCGATGGTGAACGCATACCGACACAAAGCGCAGTAGTCCGTACCGCTGCGTGACCGGATTCTGGACGGAGGCTTCCGCTCAGCGAACCCGCACCGCTACTGTCCCGCTACGCACACGCCCCGTGGCAGCGCCGCCGCGGAGCGCAGCCGTGAAGCGACTGGGCCCGGAGCCGCCGGGCCGCCATGCCGATCGGCGGCCTCTGAAGCGCGTCGCTGACGGGACTCGGTGACGCACCGCCGCGTCGGAGGTTGCCGACCTCACCACTAAGGAGTGGGCGTCGTGACCGCGGAGACCTCTCAGACGCTCGACCGGGGCCTCAGGGTCCTCAAACTGCTGGCCGACACGGACCACGGGCTGACCGTCACCGAGCTTTCCAACAAACTGGGCGTGAACCGGACCGTGGTGTACCGGTTGCTCGCCACGCTTGAACAGCATGCGCTGGTACGGCGCGACCTGGGCGGGCGAGCCCGGGTCGGGCTGGGAGTGCTGCGTCTTGGCCGGCAGGTGCATCCGCTGGTACGGGAAGCGGCGCTGCCGGCGCTGCGATCGCTCGCCGAGGACATCGGGGCGACCGCCCACCTGACCCTGGTCGACGGGACCGAGGCGCTCGCCGTCGCGGTCGTCGAGCCGACCTGGACCGACTATCACGTGGCCTACCGGGCCGGGTTCCGGCACCCGCTGGACCGCGGCGCCGCCGGCAGGGCGATCCTGGCCGCCCGGCACTCGGCGCGGGACGACCCCGGGTACACGCTGACCCACGGCGAACTGGAGGCCGGGGCGAGCGGGGCCGCTGCGCCGCTGATCGGGGTCACCGGCGTCGAGGGCAGTGTGGGGGTCGTGATGCTGGCCGACGCCGTACCGGAACGGGTCGGCGCGCGGGTCATGGACGCGGCCCGGGAGGTCGCGGAGGCGCTGCGCTGAGGGACGGCAGCCGCGCGGACGGCGGCCGAGGCGGTGCCGTGGGCGGGGTCGGGGCGGTGGCCTGAACAGGTCGCCACGTTAGATTGACTCCGTGCTCTCACGTCTCACGCGTCTCCAGGCCGTCGCCGTCTGTGCGGTTCCCGTCGTGGCTCTGATCGGTACGGCCGTCTTCGCGCCGTTGCCGTTCTCGGTGGCCCAGCCCGGGATGACGGCGAACGTGCTCGGCGCCAACAAGGGCACCCCGGTGATCACCGTCTCCGGGGCGCCCACCCGCACCACCACCGGGCAGCTGCGGATGACGACGATCGAGGCGACCGGGCCGGACGCGCGGGTCTCGCTCGGCGACGTGCTCGGCAACTGGTTCCGGACGGACCGGGCCGTGATGCCGCGCGACTCGGTCTACCCGAGCGGCAACAACGTCCAGGAGATCGAGCAGCACAACACCGAGCAGATGCAGCAGTCGCAGGACGCGGCGACCCAGGCCGCGCTGAAGTACCTCGACCTGAGCGCGGGCAAGGTCAAGGTGACCCTGAAGCTGGCCGATGTGGGCGGGCCGAGCGCGGGGTTGCTGTTCTCGCTCGGGATCATCGACAAGCTGGACGGGAACGGCAGCGGGGGCGACCTCACCGGGGGGAAGAACATCGCCGGCACCGGGACCATCAGCGCGGACGGCGCGGTGGGGGCCGTGGGCGGGGTCGCGCTGAAGACGCAGGCCGCGCGGCGGGACGGGGCGACGGTGTTTCTCGTGCCCGAGGACGAGTGTGCCGATGCGAAGGCGGAGTTGCCGAAGGGGTTGCGGTTGGTGCCGGTGACGACGCTGAAGGGGGCCGTGTCCGATCTGGTGGCGCTGGAGAAGGGGGCGAAGGTCCCCGCCTGCTGAGCCTCACCCTTCGCTGTCCGCGGCGGCCTGTTCCACCAGCGGGATGATCCGCAGCGGTACGGGGTTCTCCATGACGATCGCCGTGGAGGCACGGACGATGCCCTCGAAACCGACGACCCGGT
Coding sequences within:
- a CDS encoding DEAD/DEAH box helicase: MTTTAAFPSSSNSHHLSPAFPGRAPWGTASKLRAWQQGAMEKYVQEQPRDFLAVATPGAGKTTFALTLAWWLLHHHVVQQVTVVAPTEHLKKQWAEAAARIGIKLDPEYSAGPLSREYDGVAVTYAGVGVRPMLHRNRSEQRKTLVILDEIHHAGDSKSWGEACLEAFEPATRRLALTGTPFRSDTNPIPFVTYEEGQDGIRRSAADYTYGYGDALADHVVRPVIFLSYSGNMRWRTKAGDEIAARLGEPMTKDAVSQAWRTALDPRGEWMPAVLRAADQRLTEVRKGIPDAGALVIASDQDSARAYAKLIREITGTKATLVLSDDTGASKRIDDFSASDDRWMVAVRMVSEGVDVPRLAVGVYATTISTPLFFAQAVGRFVRSRRRGETASVFLPTVPDLLTFANEMEVERDHALDKPKKDGEEDPYAESEKEMEEANKEQDEDTGEQEQFAFEALESEAVFDRVLYDGAEFGMQAHPGSEEEQDYLGIPGLLEPDQVQLLLQKRQARQIAHSRKKPDEEADLLELPAERRPVVSHKEMMELRKQLNTMVSAYVHQSGKPHGVIHTELRRVCGGPPSAEATAGQLRQRIAKVQEWATRMR
- a CDS encoding IclR family transcriptional regulator; translation: MTAETSQTLDRGLRVLKLLADTDHGLTVTELSNKLGVNRTVVYRLLATLEQHALVRRDLGGRARVGLGVLRLGRQVHPLVREAALPALRSLAEDIGATAHLTLVDGTEALAVAVVEPTWTDYHVAYRAGFRHPLDRGAAGRAILAARHSARDDPGYTLTHGELEAGASGAAAPLIGVTGVEGSVGVVMLADAVPERVGARVMDAAREVAEALR
- a CDS encoding S16 family serine protease, which codes for MLSRLTRLQAVAVCAVPVVALIGTAVFAPLPFSVAQPGMTANVLGANKGTPVITVSGAPTRTTTGQLRMTTIEATGPDARVSLGDVLGNWFRTDRAVMPRDSVYPSGNNVQEIEQHNTEQMQQSQDAATQAALKYLDLSAGKVKVTLKLADVGGPSAGLLFSLGIIDKLDGNGSGGDLTGGKNIAGTGTISADGAVGAVGGVALKTQAARRDGATVFLVPEDECADAKAELPKGLRLVPVTTLKGAVSDLVALEKGAKVPAC